A genomic window from Onychostoma macrolepis isolate SWU-2019 chromosome 22, ASM1243209v1, whole genome shotgun sequence includes:
- the fstl3 gene encoding follistatin-related protein 3, with protein sequence MNFLAVLHCVILISVCEILEDHQTNAGMCWLQQGPEHRCDMVLMRGVSKEECCAAGRLDTAWSNTSLPINEVSLLGFLGIVSCKPCKENCEGVNCGSGKVCRMKSGRPQCVCSPDCSNISTKHAVCGSDGNSYKDECALLMARCRGHPDLEIMYQGECKKSCSNVVCPGTHTCVTDQTNSAHCVMCRTAPCPMPMVTEQTICGNDNITYSSACHLRRATCFLGRSIGVRHYGHCRGNEESEENSLF encoded by the exons ATGAACTTTTTGGCTGTACTACATTGTGTGatacttatttcagtttgtgAAATACTTGAAGATCATCAAACGAACG CTGGCATGTGCTGGCTGCAGCAGGGTCCGGAGCACCGCTGTGACATGGTGCTCATGAGAGGCGTGAGCAAGGAAGAGTGCTGTGCGGCCGGCCGTCTGGACACTGCCTGGTCCAATACCAGTCTGCCTATCAATGAAGTCAGCCTGCTGGGATTCCTGGGAATAGTTTCCTGTAAGCCGTGCAAAG AGAACTGCGAGGGGGTCAACTGCGGCTCTGGAAAGGTGTGCAGGATGAAGTCTGGACGTCCCCAGTGCGTATGCTCTCCAGACTGTTCCAACATCTCCACTAAACACGCCGTGTGTGGGAGCGATGGGAACTCATACAAGGACGAGTGCGCACTCCTGATGGCTCGCTGCAGAGGTCACCCTGACCTGGAGATTATGTACCAAGGGGAATGCAAAA AGTCCTGCTCAAATGTCGTATGTCCTGGGACGCATACCTGCGTGACGGACCAGACCAACAGTGCCCACTGTGTCATGTGCCGCACTGCACCCTGCCCGATGCCCATGGTCACTGAGCAAACCATCTGCGGCAACGATAACATCACTTACTCCAGCGCCTGCCACCTGCGTAGGGCTACCTGTTTTTTGGGTCGATCCATAGGGGTCCGCCATTATGGACACTGCAGAG GTAATGAAGAAAGTGAGGAGAATTCACTCTTCTGA